The window CGCTCATTGGCACAAAGTAGAATGCTCAAAGTTTGTGGGCAGAGTGTATTGAACATAGAATCTTGTATTTTTTCCATAGGAAGTGGCGGCTGCACTCTATGAAAAGTCTCAAAAAAATGCTGTAAAATTGGCATATTAAGATGTCCCCATTTATTTATTTGTGGAGCATAATTTTACACCAAAATACCAAAAGTAAAATAAATAAATAATTATCGCTCAAAATGCCGCAAAAATTTTACAAAAAAGCACATCTTGTGTGAGCAAAGATATATAAAATTTGATAGAATCCGCCTTTTGTGATGTTATTGTAATTGGAGTGTGTGTGAGATTTTTTAAAAGGGCATTCATACTTTATATTGATGGCTTTAAGAATCTAAAACTTGGCAAAGTGCTTTGGAAGATTATTATTCTTAAACTTATAGTGATTTTTGTTGTGCTTAACATATTTATTTATGATAAAAGCCTTTCTAGTGTAGGTGATGATAAGCAAAAAAGCAATTTTGTATTAGAGAATCTAATAAAGAAAAATTAAGGAAAAATGATGGATATAATAAATGAGATTTCAAGTGTGAATTGGGCAAGAGCGCAGTTTGCCCTTACAGCGCTATATCACTTTTTATTTGTGCCTTTGACTTTGGGACTTTCTTTTATTATTGCAATTATGGAGAGTATTTATGTCAAAAGTGGCAATCCACAATGGCGCAAAATTACGCGTTTTTGGCTTACACTTTTTGCGATTAATTTTGCTATTGGCGTGGCAACAGGCATTATTATGGAATTTGAGTTTGGCACAAATTGGGCAAATTATTCTTGGTTTGTGGGCGATATTTTTGGTGCTCCTTTAGCGATTGAAGGCATTATGGCATTTTTCTTAGAAGCGACATTTTTTGCAGTAATGTTTTTTGGCTGGGACAAGGTCTCTCAAAGGTTTCATTTAGTATCTACTTGGCTTGTTGCGATTGGAAGCAATCTCTCGGCATTTTGGATTCTCGTAGCAAATGGTTGGATGCAATATCCCATAGGCACGATTTTTAATCCCGATACCGCACGCAATGAGATGAGCAGTTTTTGGGAAGTAGCTCTTTCGCCTGTGGCAATATCAAAATTTCTCCACACAGCAGCAAGCGGATATGTCATCTCCGCACTTTTTGTAGTGGGGATTTCTGCTTTGTATCTCCTCAAAGGACAATTTCGTGTTGAAGCAAAAAAAAGTTTGGTTGTGGGTGCGAGCTTTGGGCTTATTACTTCAATATTTTTATTTTTCAGCGGAGATGAGAGCGCTTATCGTGTAACGCAGCATCAGCCGATGAAGCTTGCTGCAATGGAGGGAATCTATGATGGGCAACATCGTGCTGGTATTACTGCATTTGGGATTTTAAACCCAAGCAAAAAGCCCGGTGATGACAAGGAAGTGTTTTTGTTTGATGTTACCATTCCTTACGCACTTTCTATTTTGGGTAATCGTAGTCCAAATAGCTTTGTTCCGGGCATTAATGATTTGCTTTATGGCAATGAGCAAAAAGGTATAGTGGGTATAGATTCTAGAATCCTTAGCGGTAAAATTGCCCTCCAAGCACTCAAAGACTACAAGGAGGCAAAAGCGCAAAATGATGAGGAGCGTATGAATCTTTCTCGTGAGATTTTGCAATCGCATATGTCAAATTTTGGCTATGGCTACCTATCGCAACCTGAAGAGGCAATACCACCTATTGCCTTGACATTTTATAGTTTTCATTTAATGGTAGCACTAGGCAGCGCGTTTTTTGTGCTTTTTATTGTCGTGTTGTATTTGGCAATGGCAAATGATATAGAGAAATTCCGCAAGATTCTATGGTTATGCGTGATTGCTATACCTTTTGGATATATTGCTGCAGAGGCAGGGTGGGTAGTCGCTGAAGTGGGAAGACAGCCTTGGGCGATACAAGATTTACTTCCTGTTAGTGTCGCAGCTACGAAGCTTTCAAGTGTGAATATACACATTTCATTTTTTCTTTTTGCTTGCCTTTTTACACTTTTGCTTTGTGCCGAAATTGGCATTATGGTGCGCAGCATTAAAAAGGGTTTTGAGGAAGAGCACACAATTATTCAAAGTGTGAATGGAGGCAAATAATGTTTTTTGGACTTGATTTGGGTGCATTGCAAATATATTGGTGGATTATTATCAGTTTGCTTGCGGGTTTGCTTGTATTTATGTTTTTTGTGCAAGGTGGGCAAAGCCTTATTTGCGTGATTGCCAAAGATGAGCTAGAAAAAACAATGCTCATTAATTCGCTTGGGCGCAAATGGGAGCTTGGATTCACTACTTTGGTGCTTTTTGGCGGAGCGTGTTTTGCTGCATTTCCTTTATTTTATAGCACGAGTTTTGGTGGGGCATATTGGATATGGTTGGCTATTTTATTATGCTTCATCATTCAGGCAGTGAGCTATGAATATCGTAAAAAAGAGTGCAATTTACTAGGTTCAAAGGTATATGAGGTATTTTTGTGGATTAATGGTGTATTTGGTGTATTTTTAATCGGTGTAGCAATAAGCACATTTTTTAGCGGTTCACATTTTGTGCTTGATGAGCATAATTTCGTGGAATGGAGTATGGTTAGTCGGGGCTTAGAGGCATTGCTTGAGCCTGCAAATTACTTGCTTGGCTTGACATTGGTATTTTTGGCTCAGATTCTAGGGGCGAGTTATTTTTTAAACAACATAGATGATGAGCGTATAGCTAAACGCGCAAGAAAAGCGATTCTGTTCTCAAGCATTGCTTTTTTGCCTTGTGTGTTTGGATTTTTGGCGTGGATTTGTTGCAAAGATGGATTTTACATAGAGGCTGGAAAAGTAACCTTGCAACCCTATGTGTATTTGCATAATTTCCTTTCATTGCCTTATTTAATTATAGGGTTACTTATTGGTATAGTCTTGGTGCTATGGGGGATTTATCTCAATGTCTTTACACAGAGCAAAAAGGGTATTTTCCCTCTTGGTGTAGGCAGTGTGCTTGTGGTAATGGCGGTATTTTTGAATGTGGGTTTAGGGCAGAGCGCATTTTATCCCTCAATCGCTGATTTGCAAAGCTCACTTTATATCAAAAACGCTTCTTCAAGCTATTATACGCTTTCTGTAATGAGCTATGTATCTTTGCTTGTGCCTTTTGTTGTGGCGTATATTGTCTATGTATGGCGTGCGATGGATAGGGTAAAGATTACTAGAGATGAAATGCAAGCAGATTCTCATACCTATTAAACTTAGAGTGTGAGTTTATAGGTAATGGTACATATTGTTAAAAGCCCTGTGATAAAGACAAATGCGTCTAATGCTGGGTTTTTAAATTGTTTCATTTTAGACACACTATAAATGGCAATAATTGGCATCAAAAATAAAATAGCCGCAATAATCGGACCTCCCAAATCCTCAATAAATCCTAAAACGCTTGGATTGACATAGGCAGTAATAAGCATAATGACATACATTGCAAATGTGCATATTATTGCGATAAGCTTAAGATTTGGTTCTTTGTTTCCTGCAATTTTGCAGCATTTTCTTACAATGCCATACGCTCCCTCACGCGCACCAAAATAATGCCCAAAAAATGAACTAGAAATTGCCAAAAATGCAATCAAAGGACCACCATAGGAAATCAAAGGATTATCAAGCTTATTGGCAAAATATGAGAGCACAGGGATATTTTGCGCTCTAGCTTCTATAAGCTCTTGTGGAGTGAGAGAAAGCACACAAGAGATGACAAAAAACATCACAAAGGCAAGGAGCATAATTGAAGTGCGCAAGAGAATAGAATCTGATTTGGCAACAGCATTTGTTCCATATTCGCGTTTAACATTAAGCGAAAAGGTAGAAATAGCCGGAGAGTGATTAAAAGAAAACACAAGGACAGGAAGCGTAAGCCACACAATGGTTAAAAAATCTATTGTAGGCGGCACAGATGTAATGCTTTCAAGATTCCATTGAGGAATGAGATAGAGTGAGAATGCAAATAAAATCGCACAAAGCGGATATACAAGCCATTGGCACACTTTTATAATGAGCTTTTCGCTAAAGAGCATAATAAGCATAAAGCTACTGACTAAGATAAAAACAAGTCCAGCTCGCCAAAGCGGTTTCAAGGTGGCAAATTTATCTGTTTGGTTATAATAAATGCTTTGTATGAATCCAGCTAAAGTGCCAAGTGGCACATCTGATGAGTGATTTTCATTGACAAGAGGGAGAATCTGATAATAAATAAAACTCTCAAATGTATTTGTAATACCCACACAATAGGCAAGGCAAATAGGAAAAATAGCGAAAAAATATAAGATTGAGATACATATACTTACATTGCGTCCGAAATATTCTTCTGCGGCGTAAGTGATGTCTTTGTCATTGCCATTTGCCTGACATACGAAGCGGCTAAGGGCACGATGACTAAGATAAACCATAGGAAATATAATAAAACTCATCACTATCACAGGCAAAATGCCTCCTCCGCCTGCTTTGATGGGCAAATATAAGATGCCAGCACCCACAGCTGTCCCAAAAAGAGAAATTATCCAGCTTGTATCAAAACTATTCCATTTATTCATTTGAGTTTCCTTGTTATAACTTTTTAAGAATGCTTTTTGAGCATTCTGCGCAATGAAACATAGAATTTCATCCACTCATTGAGTTCCATAAGCGGGTGTCCGCCCCATTTGGTATGTGGGGGGAGGTTTTTGCCTACTGCTCCGCGTCCAGCGACTTGCACAAAATCTCCAATATGAACGTGCCCTCCTGTTCCAGCTTGCCCACCCATTACTACATTGCGCCCAGTGGTAGTTGAGCCAGCAAGTCCTACTTGCGAGACAAGCAAAGTATGCTCCCCAACAACGCAGTTATGCCCTATTTGCACGAGATTATCAATTTTTGCCCCTTGTTTTATAAGTGTTTCACCAAATACAGCCCTATCAATAGCGTTATTTGCACCAATTTCTACATCATCTTCTATGACAACGCGTCCATTGTGTTCAATTTTGATATGTTTGCCCTCTTTAGTATGTGCATATCCGAATCCATCACAGCCTATTATGCTTCCTGCGTGGATATTCACGCGATTGCCAATGAGTGTATCGCGATAAATCACGACATTAGGATAAATCTTGCAATGCGCACCAATAGATACATTCTCACCAATGACGACACCGGGCATAAGTATGGAATCTGCACCAATAGATACATTCTCACCCAGTGAAACATTTGAAGCAATATGCGCACTAGGGTGGATTTGTGTGTGAGATTCTAATGAGGGCTTTATATCAAAGCCATCACGCACAAAAAGGGCAGAAAGCAGAGCAAAAGCAAGATGAGGATTCTCTACTTCAAGAGGTTGGATATGTGAGGGGACTTTATCAAGTAGATTTGGGCGGATAAGCACAGCCCCAGCTTGAGAATCTATAAGTTTGTTGAGATATTTATCTTGGTCTATATAGCTTATTTGTGTAGCAGTGGCAGATTCTAAAGGGGCAATACCACTTAGCTCAAAGTCGTTTTGAAGAGTATTTTGAAGTGTGAGATAACCTTTAAATGCTAGATTCAAAGCTTGGGAGAGCAGCATTGGCAATCCTTTAATAATTAAGATTCTAAGATGTCAATCATAGCATAATAATGCCATAGCACAGGTAACACTTAGCGATTGCATATAAAGTTTTCATAATATTTTAGAGTATAATACGCAACCTTTAAAGATGGTGCATTTTGGACATAAGGAGTAGAGTATGCAAAATAATGTTGATAATGTAGTTCTACAAATCGGGGCAGGTGGAGTTGGTGGCGTGGTGGCACACAAAATGGCGATGAATAGGCAAACTTTTTCGCGCATTATTTTAGCTTCGCGCACATTAGATAAATGCAAGGCAATCGCGGGTTCTATCCGCGCTAAGGGCTTGGGCGAGATTGAGATTGATGTAGTTAATGCGGATAATGTGGAATCTGTGGTGGCTCTCATTGAAAAATATCGCCCAAAAGTCGTGGTAAATGTCGCGCTGCCTTATCAGGACTTGAGCATTATGGAGGCGTGCTTGCGCACTAGAGTGCATTATTTGGATACTGCAAATTATGAGCACCCAGATTCTGCGCATTTTGAATATAAAGAGCAGTGGGCGTATGACACGCGCTATAAAGAGGCGGGCATCTTTGCATTGCTAGGTAGTGGCTTTGACCCGGGCGTTACAAATGTCTTTTGTGCCTATGCGCAGAAGCATTATTTTGATGAGATTCATAGCATTGATATTTTGGATTGTAATGCAGGAGACCACGGCTATGCGTTTGCGACAAACTTTAATCCCGAGATAAACTTGCGTGAAGTCAGCTCCAAAGCGCGTTTTTGGGTCAAAGAGCCTCAAAGTCAATATGCGCAAAACTTTGACCTTTCGCGTGATAGCATTTATCGCAAGTTTGAGGCTAAGGAGAAGCATTGGGAAGCGGAAGTAAGAGCAAAGGAGATTGAGAGAATCGGCAATCAAGCGGAAGGAGTTGAGATGAGAAATCGTGGTTTTCAAGGCGGAAGCGAAGGGAGTTTAGCAAGCCTAAATGACCAAGCTGACAACGTAGAATCCACGATTTATCGCTCAAATACAACGCTCCAAAATGAGCCATATTTTAATGGGGAGTGGCGCGATATTCCGCCTCTTGCACTAATGAAAGAATGGAATTATCCCGAAGTGGGCGTGAAAAATAGCTATCTACTTTACCACGAGGAGTTAGAATCTCTTGTGCGCAATATCAAAGGGCTAAAAAGAATCCGCTTTTTTATGACTTTTGGTGAGAGTTACCTCACGCATATGAAGTGCTTAGAGAATGTCGGGCTTTTGCGCGTGGATAGTATAGAGCATAAGGGGCAAAAAATCGTGCCAATAGAGGTGCTAAAGACGCTTTTACCTGACCCTGCAAGCCTAGCCCCTCGCACAAAGGGCAAGACAAATATCGGCTGCTATATCAAGGGCGTAAAAGGTGGCAAGGAGCGCATAATTTATATTTATAATGTGTGTGAGCACGAGAAATGCTATGCGGAAGTCAATGCACAAGGCGTGAGCTATACCACAGGTGTGCCCGCGATGATTGGGGCAAAACTCATCTGCGAGGGCAAGTGGGGGACAAATTGTGCAAAAATTGTGAGCGGAGCGGATAATAGCGATATGCCAAAGGGCGGGGAAACTCAAGGGATTGATAATGCTGAATTTCAAGGTGCGGGTGTGTGGAATATGGAGCAAAACGACCCTGACCCCTTTATGAACGAGCTCAACAAGCAAGGATTGCCCTATGTCGTGCTAGAAATAAGCGAAAATGGAGAA is drawn from Helicobacter sp. MIT 21-1697 and contains these coding sequences:
- a CDS encoding DUF4492 domain-containing protein, yielding MRFFKRAFILYIDGFKNLKLGKVLWKIIILKLIVIFVVLNIFIYDKSLSSVGDDKQKSNFVLENLIKKN
- a CDS encoding cytochrome ubiquinol oxidase subunit I, with product MNEISSVNWARAQFALTALYHFLFVPLTLGLSFIIAIMESIYVKSGNPQWRKITRFWLTLFAINFAIGVATGIIMEFEFGTNWANYSWFVGDIFGAPLAIEGIMAFFLEATFFAVMFFGWDKVSQRFHLVSTWLVAIGSNLSAFWILVANGWMQYPIGTIFNPDTARNEMSSFWEVALSPVAISKFLHTAASGYVISALFVVGISALYLLKGQFRVEAKKSLVVGASFGLITSIFLFFSGDESAYRVTQHQPMKLAAMEGIYDGQHRAGITAFGILNPSKKPGDDKEVFLFDVTIPYALSILGNRSPNSFVPGINDLLYGNEQKGIVGIDSRILSGKIALQALKDYKEAKAQNDEERMNLSREILQSHMSNFGYGYLSQPEEAIPPIALTFYSFHLMVALGSAFFVLFIVVLYLAMANDIEKFRKILWLCVIAIPFGYIAAEAGWVVAEVGRQPWAIQDLLPVSVAATKLSSVNIHISFFLFACLFTLLLCAEIGIMVRSIKKGFEEEHTIIQSVNGGK
- the cydB gene encoding cytochrome d ubiquinol oxidase subunit II, with amino-acid sequence MFFGLDLGALQIYWWIIISLLAGLLVFMFFVQGGQSLICVIAKDELEKTMLINSLGRKWELGFTTLVLFGGACFAAFPLFYSTSFGGAYWIWLAILLCFIIQAVSYEYRKKECNLLGSKVYEVFLWINGVFGVFLIGVAISTFFSGSHFVLDEHNFVEWSMVSRGLEALLEPANYLLGLTLVFLAQILGASYFLNNIDDERIAKRARKAILFSSIAFLPCVFGFLAWICCKDGFYIEAGKVTLQPYVYLHNFLSLPYLIIGLLIGIVLVLWGIYLNVFTQSKKGIFPLGVGSVLVVMAVFLNVGLGQSAFYPSIADLQSSLYIKNASSSYYTLSVMSYVSLLVPFVVAYIVYVWRAMDRVKITRDEMQADSHTY
- a CDS encoding HAAAP family serine/threonine permease; this translates as MNKWNSFDTSWIISLFGTAVGAGILYLPIKAGGGGILPVIVMSFIIFPMVYLSHRALSRFVCQANGNDKDITYAAEEYFGRNVSICISILYFFAIFPICLAYCVGITNTFESFIYYQILPLVNENHSSDVPLGTLAGFIQSIYYNQTDKFATLKPLWRAGLVFILVSSFMLIMLFSEKLIIKVCQWLVYPLCAILFAFSLYLIPQWNLESITSVPPTIDFLTIVWLTLPVLVFSFNHSPAISTFSLNVKREYGTNAVAKSDSILLRTSIMLLAFVMFFVISCVLSLTPQELIEARAQNIPVLSYFANKLDNPLISYGGPLIAFLAISSSFFGHYFGAREGAYGIVRKCCKIAGNKEPNLKLIAIICTFAMYVIMLITAYVNPSVLGFIEDLGGPIIAAILFLMPIIAIYSVSKMKQFKNPALDAFVFITGLLTICTITYKLTL
- the lpxD gene encoding UDP-3-O-(3-hydroxymyristoyl)glucosamine N-acyltransferase, whose amino-acid sequence is MLLSQALNLAFKGYLTLQNTLQNDFELSGIAPLESATATQISYIDQDKYLNKLIDSQAGAVLIRPNLLDKVPSHIQPLEVENPHLAFALLSALFVRDGFDIKPSLESHTQIHPSAHIASNVSLGENVSIGADSILMPGVVIGENVSIGAHCKIYPNVVIYRDTLIGNRVNIHAGSIIGCDGFGYAHTKEGKHIKIEHNGRVVIEDDVEIGANNAIDRAVFGETLIKQGAKIDNLVQIGHNCVVGEHTLLVSQVGLAGSTTTGRNVVMGGQAGTGGHVHIGDFVQVAGRGAVGKNLPPHTKWGGHPLMELNEWMKFYVSLRRMLKKHS
- a CDS encoding saccharopine dehydrogenase family protein, producing MQNNVDNVVLQIGAGGVGGVVAHKMAMNRQTFSRIILASRTLDKCKAIAGSIRAKGLGEIEIDVVNADNVESVVALIEKYRPKVVVNVALPYQDLSIMEACLRTRVHYLDTANYEHPDSAHFEYKEQWAYDTRYKEAGIFALLGSGFDPGVTNVFCAYAQKHYFDEIHSIDILDCNAGDHGYAFATNFNPEINLREVSSKARFWVKEPQSQYAQNFDLSRDSIYRKFEAKEKHWEAEVRAKEIERIGNQAEGVEMRNRGFQGGSEGSLASLNDQADNVESTIYRSNTTLQNEPYFNGEWRDIPPLALMKEWNYPEVGVKNSYLLYHEELESLVRNIKGLKRIRFFMTFGESYLTHMKCLENVGLLRVDSIEHKGQKIVPIEVLKTLLPDPASLAPRTKGKTNIGCYIKGVKGGKERIIYIYNVCEHEKCYAEVNAQGVSYTTGVPAMIGAKLICEGKWGTNCAKIVSGADNSDMPKGGETQGIDNAEFQGAGVWNMEQNDPDPFMNELNKQGLPYVVLEISENGESKVLEDGRKHCE